In the Heterodontus francisci isolate sHetFra1 chromosome 8, sHetFra1.hap1, whole genome shotgun sequence genome, one interval contains:
- the LOC137372604 gene encoding centrosome-associated protein 350-like, with protein MRQTTIKIQEKLKSAGESKLEQRSTEQYEVEYVSKVSHASSPLLTDVEIRSPSPVSISGSETNSIMQKLKKMRSHMDEKRRGPTI; from the exons ATGCGCCAGACCACTATCAAAATACAGGAGAAACTCAAATCAGCTGGAGAAAGCAAGCTG GAGCAGCGGAGCACAGAACAATATGAGGTAGAGTATGTTTCCAAAGTGAGCCACGCTTCCAGCCCCTTGCTGACAGATGTGGAGATACGGAGCCCCTCCCCTGTTTCTATCTCTGGGAGTGAGACCAACAGCATCATGCAAAAACTGAAGAAGATGCGCAGTCACATGGATGAAAA